The following proteins are encoded in a genomic region of Debaryomyces hansenii CBS767 chromosome G complete sequence:
- a CDS encoding DEHA2G19096p (similar to uniprot|P32266 Saccharomyces cerevisiae YOR211C MGM1 Mitochondrial GTPase related to dynamin), producing MLLRTVSKSRILSRNAQSWSRYTSSVNSRCYSILTNNSSHHARNHLNPASLVAKRNIGFIKIIARAGKVPAYIGGTFAAGGSYVAYKVDQASNYAQDKLSTIKDFTDGFFSTTGDFFKGVGSGENATSGGDGGGNSGDTATAVGATAAAVGFSSDEDSDTTAEDDNTDDEDEQTLIDDDDDDDLDNDETDDEMLTLTRQMIEIRNLLSTIDHSDSLRLPSIVVIGSQSSGKSSVLESIVGQEFLPKGSNMVTRRPIELTLINTPDAAGEAAEFPALKMHNLTDFEQVQKVLFDLNMAVPESECISNDPIQITIRSPRVPDLSLVDLPGYIQIEAADQPIELKQRIRQLCNRYLEAPNIILAISAADVDLANSAALRAAKMADPRGERTIGVVTKLDLVEPERARNILVNRKYPLKMGYVGVITKAPSPVKHSSGIFSRKQLTGYQAFVAQQNFEYNYLKEHKDEFFGTVNGTRNLKKKLMKVLEKSMAASLKPTHYAIQQELEETSYQFKVEFNDRPLTPQMYLANNIDILKLSTTKLSQNFSRRELRSLLKNEIDQKVLDLLAERYWNRPFSLKDNHSSVEPDLRELSAISNIDDDVYWHKKLDLATNSLTKLGIGRLSTSLVTNAIITEIENLVDNIELRNHPMAKAAVRDAAKSVLSAKYFSTADQVENCIKPYKYEIEIEDREWQASRENAVTLLKEEMRQCDEAFGSLKKQIGGRKLQQVIAYLEKLNKQKTIEIDFNSNDALGFSPNLIQRGQDAIFLKDRLSLLKMRYQFVKNSKKCKKKENKYQCPEIFLDAASTKLTSTAILFLNVELLSDFYYNFPRELDLKFFNNLSKEEIEVFAKEDPKIKKHIELQERKDLLESALNKIEGVLAIQRNKINHLNKEDSNKKSNDSFLFNWRS from the coding sequence ATGCTTCTTAGAACGGTATCAAAATCACGAATATTATCGCGGAACGCACAATCATGGAGTAGATATACTTCCTCTGTAAATAGCAGATGCTATTCCATATTaaccaataattcatctCACCATGCGAGGAACCATTTAAATCCAGCATCATTGGTGGCTAAAAGAAACATCGGATTCATAAAGATCATAGCTAGGGCTGGAAAAGTTCCAGCGTACATAGGCGGTACATTTGCTGCAGGTGGTTCGTACGTTGCTTACAAAGTCGATCAGGCATCTAATTATGCCCAGGATAAGTTATCTACTATTAAGGATTTCACTGATGGTTTTTTCAGTACTACTGGCGATTTCTTCAAGGGGGTGGGCAGCGGAGAGAATGCGACGTCAGGTGGAGATGGGGGTGGTAACAGCGGAGACACGGCTACAGCGGTGGGTGCTACAGCAGCAGCGGTAGGATTTTCGTCAGATGAGGATTCGGATACAACAGCAGAGGATGATAATacagatgatgaagatgaacaaACGttaattgatgatgatgacgacgaTGACTTGGACAATGACGAAACTGATGACGAGATGTTAACCTTGACCCGTCAAATGATtgaaataagaaatttGTTATCTACAATCGACCATTCGGACAGTTTAAGATTACCATCTATAGTTGTGATTGGTTCCCAATCTAGTGGTAAGTCTTCTGTATTAGAATCTATTGTCGGGCAAGAATTTTTACCAAAAGGATCTAATATGGTTACTAGAAGaccaattgaattaacaTTAATTAATACGCCTGATGCGGCAGGAGAGGCGGCTGAATTTCCAGCCTTGAAAATGCATAACTTGACTGATTTTGAGCAAGTACAGAAGGTTctttttgatttgaatatggCTGTCCCTGAACTGGAATGTATTTCGAATGATCCAATCCAGATCACTATCAGATCTCCAAGGGTACCTGATTTATCTTTGGTTGACTTGCCAGGCTATATTCAGATAGAAGCAGCTGACCAACCTATTGAATTGAAGCAAAGAATCAGGCAACTATGCAATAGATATTTAGAAGCGCCAAACATAATTTTGGCAATTTCTGCAGCCGATGTAGATTTAGCCAACTCAGCAGCTCTCAGAGCAGCTAAAATGGCCGATCCTCGTGGTGAAAGAACTATTGGAGTTGTAACTAAGTTAGATTTAGTTGAGCCTGAAAGAgcaagaaatatattagtgAATAGAAAGTACCCTTTAAAAATGGGATATGTTGGTGTGATTACAAAGGCCCCTAGTCCAGTGAAACATTCTAGTGGGATATTTTCCCGTAAACAGCTTACAGGTTACCAAGCTTTTGTGGCTCAgcaaaattttgaatacaattatttgaaagaacATAAGGatgaattttttggaaCAGTAAATGGTACTCGtaacttgaagaaaaaattaatgaaagtGTTGGAAAAGTCAATGGCCGCTTCGTTGAAACCAACTCATTATGCTATCCAACaagaattggaagaaaCATCGTACCAGTTCAAAGTTGAATTCAACGATCGTCCTCTAACACCACAAATGTATTTGGCTAATAacattgatattttaaagTTATCAACTACAAAATTAAGTCAAAATTTTTCTCGCCGTGAATTGAGATCtctattgaaaaatgaaattgaccAAAAAGTGTTGGATTTATTAGCCGAGAGGTATTGGAATAGACCGTTTTCCTTGAAAGACAATCATTCAAGTGTGGAACCTGACTTAAGGGAATTATCAGCTATCAGCAATATTGATGACGATGTCTACTGGCACAAAAAGTTAGATTTAGCTACAAATTCTTTAACTAAACTAGGCATTGGTAGATTATCAACAAGTCTAGTAACAAACGCTATTATAACTGAAATCGAAAATTTggttgataatattgaattgcGTAATCATCCAATGGCTAAGGCTGCAGTAAGAGACGCAGCTAAATCTGTTTTGAGTGCTAAATACTTCTCTACGGCCGACCAAGTAGAAAATTGCATTAAACCTtacaaatatgaaattgaaatagaAGATAGAGAATGGCAAGCAAGTCGTGAAAATGCTGTCACTCTTTTGAAAGAGGAAATGAGGCAATGTGACGAAGCATTTGGACTgttaaagaaacaaatcGGAGGTAGAAAGTTACAACAAGTCATTGCTTACTTGGAGAAGTTAAATAAACAAAAGACAATCGAAATTGACTTTAACTCTAATGATGCATTAGGGTTCTCGCCAAACTTGATCCAAAGGGGACAAGATGCTatctttttgaaagatagattatctttattaaaGATGAGGTATCAATTTGTAAAGAACTCTAAAAAGTGcaaaaagaaggaaaataagTATCAATGTCCTGAGATATTTTTGGATGCAGCATCGACAAAATTGACGTCCACTGCAATATTGTTCTTGAAcgttgaattattaagtGATTTTTATTATAACTTCCCTAGAGAATTggatttgaaattcttcaataatttgtcTAAAGAGgaaattgaagtatttgcTAAAGAAGATCCCAAGATTAAAAAGCATATTGAATTACAAGAGAGAAAggatttattagaatcggcgttaaataaaattgaaggtGTCTTGGcaattcaaagaaataagATTAATCACttaaataaagaagacAGTAATAAAAAATCGAACGATTCTTTCTTATTTAATTGGAGAAgctaa
- a CDS encoding DEHA2G19030p (similar to uniprot|P27614 Saccharomyces cerevisiae YJL172W CPS1 Vacuolar carboxypeptidase yscS), with protein sequence MSEFSSNEKNEAAQARAARVNRGNTTSSTQSSNQGAKWLISGILVLFLSVIFVSSNGLGHLKIALQSPNDSSICPIYEPKVPQTYLNDKSKVHNIVHDEKFRLQSVKKLSGAVQVDTQIGDNQPDVPDAPEQWVQFQAFHDYLEKTFPTVHKHLQVDKVNTYGLVFTWKGSNKNLKPSMFIAHQDVVPVQKETLKDWTYPPFDRHYDGTYVYGRGASDCKNSLIAMLEALELLIADNFKPQRGIIVAFGFDEESIGIRGAANIAKHLEKKYGHDSIYSLIDEGPGLTLDAGTGQYIATPANGEKGDLNIHVFLSAPGGHSSYPPDHTAVGIMAELSYNLENDPYEPFLTSKNPVLRYLQCLAVNTGDKLPKFTRKAILRAGFDKLANSKVLKMLLNNPMTNYLVRTTQSLDVVQGGEKANSLPEHVKLVINHRVAIETPFEEVEKHFCGHVVEVAKKYNISVEAFGEQVHSGDPKNGQFSVVVYHKTPAAPVSPSNDTVWEYLAGTTRHVFEDVVFTNLSYPIMTTPFSLTGTTDSKYYANLTKHIYRYTPGYPADFKENKIHSVDEKVPFDSHLHALAFYYEYIQNVDTPDAGN encoded by the coding sequence ATGTCTGAATTTCTGAGCAACGAAAAAAACGAAGCGGCACAAGCTAGAGCAGCTAGGGTTAATAGAGGAAATACTACATCATCAACGCAACTGTCAAACCAAGGTGCAAAATGGCTTATTTCTGGaatattggtattattttTGTCAGTGATATTTGTTAGTAGTAATGGGCTAGGACACTTGAAAATTGCATTACAATCGCCGAACGATTCGTCAATTTGCCCAATTTATGAACCAAAGGTCCCCCAGACTTATTTGAACGATAAGTCAAAGGTGCACAATATTGTAcatgatgaaaaattccGGTTACAATCGGTTAAAAAGTTATCTGGTGCGGTACAGGTTGATACTCAGATCGGCGATAATCAACCAGATGTTCCCGACGCACCAGAACAATGGGTGCAATTTCAAGCATTCCACGATTATTTGGAGAAGACGTTCCCTACGGTGCATAAGCATCTTCAAGTTGATAAGGTTAACACTTATGGGTTAGTATTTACATGGAAAGGATCAAACAAGAACTTGAAGCCTTCTATGTTCATTGCGCATCAGGATGTGGTTCCAGTACAGAAGGAAACATTAAAGGATTGGACATATCCTCCTTTTGATAGACATTATGATGGTACATATGTTTACGGTAGAGGCGCGCTGGACTGTAAGAACCTGTTGATTGCTATGTTAGAGGCCCTTGAATTGTTGATTGCCGACAATTTCAAGCCTCAAAGAGGTATCATCGTGGCATTCGGATTCGATGAGGAGTCAATCGGTATCAGAGGAGCTGCAAATATCGCCAAACATCTTGAAAAGAAGTATGGCCATGATTCTATATATTCACTTATTGATGAAGGTCCTGGATTGACGCTTGATGCTGGCACAGGTCAATACATTGCTACTCCAGCTAACGGTGAAAAGGGTGATCTTAACATCCATGTGTTTTTGAGCGCACCTGGAGGACATTCTTCGTATCCACCAGATCACACAGCTGTTGGTATTATGGCTGAATTGAGttataatttggaaaatgatCCATATGAACCATTCTTGACATCCAAGAATCCTGTTTTACGTTACTTACAATGTTTGGCTGTTAATACTGGCGACAAGTTGCCAAAATTTACAAGAAAGGCTATCTTAAGAGCTggatttgataaattggCTAATAGCaaagttttgaaaatgttgCTTAATAATCCAATGACTAACTACTTAGTTCGTACTACTCAGTCTCTTGACGTCGTTCAAGGTGGTGAAAAGGCTAATTCCTTACCAGAACACGTTAAATTAGTTATCAACCACAGAGTTGCTATCGAGACTCCATTTGAGGAAGTTGAGAAACATTTCTGTGGCCATGTCGTTGAAGTCGCtaagaaatacaatataaGCGTTGAAGCTTTTGGCGAACAAGTTCATAGTGGTGACCCAAAGAACGGCCAATTCTCGGTTGTTGTTTACCACAAAACACCTGCAGCACCCGTCTCTCCATCTAATGACACCGTCTGGGAATATCTTGCTGGTACTACAAGACACGTTTTCGAAGATGTTGTTTTCACCAACTTAAGCTATCCAATAATGACGACCCCATTTAGTCTTACAGGTACTACTGATTCCAAGTATTATGCTAATTTAACGAAGCATATTTACAGATATACTCCAGGCTACCCAGCAGACTTCaaggaaaataaaattcacAGTGTCGACGAAAAGGTACCTTTTGATTCTCATTTGCATGCATTAGCATTCTACTATGagtatattcaaaatgttgATACCCCAGACGCTGGCAATTAA
- a CDS encoding DEHA2G18986p (no similarity), whose translation MCSIIIVNSLIITNKLMNDIKQHEYDDKSDIQAANNQGFYKSQDLYASESCDNGDVISELGSNDLINNDEGVTQLENALEKRARSWKTSFVDGTVSMFSFIVSSADAFYATACTPTFLGALGVANPAGAGATLAACGWSGAVLAVMNWTSYVVSSHNDNGGWNWDSDSARDKRSFDILSETFGYLPDSAVRPLVNNLYSIRDDKHEYFQLLTKRDSIASQILDHGSLYDTSSGKAEYIGYQFIADHGNHNKSVVIQSGSENDAIETWHRCGDENECFSDNIEWVDQNEKGSGKNRSMSMTKRTGNSYWQSYNDWGENGGYVHDWWYWDEFSKAAQEKSGDQSILQKVQPCTNDFRCYGVHSKICLAGGMSNTRTKDSAWVGEVYANGYGGIDGECQNG comes from the coding sequence ATGTGTTCGATAATAATAGTGAACAGCTTAATAATCACgaacaaattaatgaatgatattaaaCAACATGAATACGATGATAAGAGTGACATTCAGGCAGCTAATAACCAAGGGTTTTATAAAAGTCAGGACCTATATGCCAGCGAAAGTTGTGACAATGGTGATGTTATCAGTGAACTTGGTAGTAATGATTTGATCAATAATGATGAGGGTGTAACTCAACTTGAAAATGCGCTTGAAAAAAGAGCTAGGTCTTGGAAAACTAGTTTTGTCGATGGTACGGTATCGATGTTTTCGTTTATTGTTAGTTCAGCCGATGCCTTTTACGCTACAGCCTGTACACCAACATTCTTAGGAGCATTAGGAGTAGCAAACCCTGCTGGAGCTGGTGCAACACTAGCTGCTTGCGGTTGGTCTGGCGCAGTACTTGCCGTCATGAACTGGACATCTTACGTAGTAAGTAGCCACAATGACAACGGTGGATGGAACTGGGATTCTGATAGTGCAAGAGATAAGAGATCTTTTGACATATTAAGTGAAACTTTTGGCTATTTGCCGGACAGTGCTGTTCGCCCACTAGTTAATAACTTATACTCTATAAGGGACGATAAACATGAGTATTTTCAGCTTTTGACTAAAAGAGATAGTATCGCTAGTCAGATATTAGATCATGGACTGTTGTATGATACCTCACTGGGTAAGGCAGAATATATAGGGTATCAATTTATTGCAGATCATGGCAATCACAACAAATCTGTGGTAATACAATCAGGGTCTGAAAATGATGCGATTGAAACTTGGCACCGTTGCggtgatgaaaatgaatgtTTTAGTGATAATATTGAGTGGGTCGATCAGAATGAAAAAGGTAGTGGCAAAAACAGGCTGATGTCCATGACAAAACGTACAGGAAATCTGTATTGGCAATCATACAATGATTGGGGTGAAAATGGAGGTTACGTACATGATTGGTGGTATTGGGACGAATTCTCAAAAGCAGCGCAAGAAAAGCTGGGTGATCAGTCAATTTTACAGAAAGTTCAACCCTGTACTAATGACTTTCGGTGTTACGGCGTACACAGCAAAATATGTTTAGCAGGTGGTATGAGTAATACCAGAACCAAGGATTCAGCATGGGTTGGAGAAGTGTATGCTAATGGTTATGGTGGCATTGATGGTGAATGCCAGAATGGCTAG
- a CDS encoding DEHA2G19008p (similar to uniprot|P27614 Saccharomyces cerevisiae YJL172W CPS1 Vacuolar carboxypeptidase yscS): MIGLPLDDSSRKQIFKKKNVILGLSALALLIVLLGTNIVGYLKILFQSTGDKSICPVFEVKRPSTFVNDNSTVNSIIQDEKFRLSSVQKLAGAVQVDTQIGDNQPDVPDAPEKWTQFKKFHKYLQKTFPTVYENLEVETVNTYGLVFYWKGSNSKLKPVMLTAHQDTVPVQKDTLNDWTYPPFDGHYDGEFIYGRGVADCKNVLVAILESFELLLENGFKPERGVIASFGFDEEASGVRGASNLGKYLENTFGRDSIYAIIDEGPGLMEDPFSGQIVAMAGTGEKGYLDIEVELTAPGGHSSMPPDHTTIGIMSEIGYLIERDPFQPILTTENPILNYLQCAAVHSKKMPSLTKKTILRAGFDKLANSKVLKSLQANNITRYLVETSQALDIIQGGEKANALPEDVKLLVNHRVAIESNYDEVKDHFADRLIQVAKDHGLGLNAFGKKIIPDSPKGNLYLRIFSQPLNPAPVSPLNDKVWEYLAGVTRHIFEDYVYPDLPYPIVLTPGMMTGNTDTRHYWNLTRNIFRYTPFFSKDVMHETNIHSVDEKLRFDSHLQLLAFFYEYIQTVNTPSADNK, translated from the coding sequence atgATTGGGCTTCCATTAGATGATAGTTCGAGAAAAcaaatcttcaagaagaagaatgttATTTTAGGATTGAGTGCACTTGCACTCTTGATTGTATTACTTGGTACCAACATTGTTGGGtacttgaaaattttgtttcAGTCAACAGGAGACAAGTCAATTTGTCCAGTATTTGAGGTTAAGAGACCCAGCACGTTCGTGAACGACAATTCCACTGTCAATCTGATTATTCAGGATGAGAAATTCAGGTTACTGTCTGTTCAAAAATTAGCTGGTGCGGTCCAAGTTGACACGCAAATTGGGGATAACCAACCAGATGTGCCAGATGCTCCAGAAAAATGGACtcaattcaagaagttcCATAAGTACTTGCAGAAAACATTCCCAACGGTGTACGAAAACCTTGAGGTTGAAACGGTGAATACTTACGGATTGGTTTTCTACTGGAAGGGGTCGAATTCCAAGTTAAAGCCTGTCATGTTAACTGCTCATCAGGATACGGTTCCAGTGCAAAAGGACACGTTGAATGATTGGACATATCCTCCATTTGATGGCCATTATGATGGTGAGTTTATCTATGGTAGAGGTGTTGCAGACTGTAAGAATGTATTGGTTGCTATTTTAGAATCGTTTGAATTATTGCTTGAAAATGGATTCAAGCCAGAAAGGGGAGTAATTGCTTCGTTTGGGTTCGACGAAGAGGCTTCCGGTGTTAGAGGGGCATCGAACTTGGGTAAATACCTTGAGAACACATTTGGGCGTGATTCTATTTACGccattattgatgaaggtCCAGGTTTAATGGAAGATCCTTTCAGTGGTCAGATTGTTGCCATGGCAGGTACTGGTGAGAAGGGCTACCTTGACATCGAAGTCGAATTGACTGCTCCAGGTGGCCACTCTTCTATGCCTCCTGATCACACCACGATTGGTATCATGTCTGAAATTGGTTACCTCATTGAACGTGATCCTTTCCAGCCAATTTTGACCACAGAGAACCCAATCTTAAACTATTTGCAATGTGCAGCCGTACACAGTAAGAAGATGCCTAGTTTGACGAAAAAGACTATTTTGAGAGCCGGCTTTGATAAGTTGGCTAATTCCAAAGTGTTGAAAAGCCTTCAAGCCAACAATATCACTAGGTACTTAGTTGAGACTTCGCAAGCCCTTGATATCATCCAAGGAGGTGAAAAGGCCAATGCTTTACCTGAGGACGTTAAGTTACTTGTAAACCACAGGGTCGCTATTGAATCTAATTACGATGAAGTCAAGGACCATTTCGCCGACCGTCTTATCCAAGTGGCCAAGGATCACGGTTTGGGATTAAATGCCTTCGGAAAGAAAATCATCCCAGACCTGCCAAAAGGTAATTTGTACCTCAGGATTTTCAGCCAACCATTGAATCCTGCTCCCGTTTCTCCATTGAACGATAAGGTATGGGAATATCTTGCAGGTGTCACAAGACATATCTTCGAAGATTATGTATATCCAGATTTACCTTACCCAATTGTTTTGACTCCAGGTATGATGACAGGTAATACTGACACAAGACATTACTGGAACTTAACTAGAAATATCTTCAGATATACTCCATTCTTCTCCAAAGATGTCATGCATGAAACAAATATTCATAGTGTCGACGAAAAATTAAGGTTTGACTCTCACTTACAGCTTCTTGCTTTCTTCTATGAGTATATACAAACGGTAAATACGCCTAGTGCAGACAATAAGTAG
- a CDS encoding DEHA2G19052p (highly similar to uniprot|P22139 Saccharomyces cerevisiae YOR210W RPB10 RNA polymerase subunit ABC10-beta), with the protein MIIPVRCFSCGKVVGDKWETYLEYLQDDTMTEGDALDKLKLQRYCCRRMVLTHVDLIEKFLRYNPLEKKDVN; encoded by the coding sequence ATGATTATCCCTGTTCGTTGTTTCTCGTGTGGTAAAGTTGTTGGTGACAAATGGGAAACATACTTAGAGTATTTACAAGATGATACCATGACTGAAGGTGACGCtttagataaattgaaattacaAAGATACTGTTGTAGAAGAATGGTATTGACCCATgttgatttgattgaaaaattcttgcGTTACAATCCattagaaaagaaagatgttaattaa
- a CDS encoding DEHA2G19074p (similar to uniprot|Q02931 Saccharomyces cerevisiae YPL126W NAN1 U3 snoRNP protein) — translation MTVSSSDWSLNMASGGKPVSLPYSSASASVFSQDGRYDIVILSYQVRVYFVSTRQCIRTIDIDLSDVTDVKLDVLNSSHIVLFKSSGEIITLNWKDKINQPIVSTSNIETEWPILSVAAIRGDAYYVIIGKKDKKASASPHTRYVVRISRDQLSVMNLAEINNVTKYAISPDSHKLAFLTSNNDTIVVDLSKQDQNDEEETDYTELSQETIPFIYKSPVTSLAVSNDSVVAVGTSAGAIQLLYGGLTSDKPQGLLKWHIDQVRALQFTPDNNYLLSGGMEKVLVFWQLETGKTQFLPRLNGSIERISLDNNKNDYYSLMLKVSSSGSDVANDEDTYEILVLSAVDLVSRLSINSIRPKLANNIKQTLLKTKKKFAKSETTFDKSKLKHDYTSIFEIHPKTKNLYFPNEAVIQAYDLIKNEQSFVQTAAPLLSTGKVRSENKLLDPTISLLSFTQDGQWMCTFDSISTSEVDNLLSKNDKQYALKFWKFIESSPSKNDTNSTNSVNNKQGYWELSTKIIDPHGNSNPILSLTPAPLSYHHGLAFLTADNKGGLRIWRPRIPKEIYQTVKQGNNKLQQTAWTLRKSKPCGALVSDAIDTCWSDDGSVIILGHECSITTFNTQTFEEIPNDSFRVPALSGSRIRSLSILDDYLIVLSKTRITSFNLLSGESTDLVANVNTTIGGKNLIAIDPVKKLICLGVNYYSNNADNFGIKSKILVFKPDELTPVHVSHHNQGISSIRQFHSSFIFVDLDSRIGIISSTNDTFESSTESVPESDLANDMNNMLLNAQAAADVMTNRNVSFGKANGKQLSDDLETDDSVQINRVIDVNTFQPMFENLEGAQIDTLFERIMKIIK, via the coding sequence ATGACAGTTTCATCGAGTGACTGGTCATTGAACATGGCATCGGGCGGAAAGCCGGTGTCTTTACCATATTCGTCAGCATCAGCATCAGTATTCTCGCAAGATGGCCGCTACGATATAGTAATCTTATCATACCAAGTAAGAGTTTACTTTGTTTCAACCCGCCAATGTATCAGAACAATAGATATAGACTTGAGTGATGTGACAGATGTCAAGTTAGATGTTTTAAATAGCAGTCACATTGTTCTTTTCAAAAGTTCAGGTGAAATTATTACACTCAACTGGAAAGACAAGATAAACCAACCAATAGTTTCCACCAGTAATATTGAGACGGAATGGCCAATATTATCGGTAGCAGCAATTAGAGGTGATGCATACTATGTTATAATTGGAAAAAAGGACAAAAAAGCTAGCGCATCTCCACATACTAGGTATGTTGTCAGAATCTCCAGAGACCAATTAAGTGTCATGAATCTAGCTGAAATTAATAACGTTACGAAGTACGCTATTTCGCCAGATAGTCATAAATTAGCATTTTTAACTAGCAACAATGATACAATCGTTGTGGATTTGTCCAAACAAGACCAGAATGATGAGGAAGAGACAGACTATACAGAGTTATCCCAAGAAACCATCCCATTCATATATAAGTCACCTGTAACTTCGTTAGCAGTTTCAAATGACTCTGTGGTTGCGGTTGGTACTTCTGCAGGAGCTATTCAGCTTTTGTATGGTGGATTAACATCAGATAAGCCTCAGGGTTTATTGAAATGGCATATAGATCAAGTCAGAGCCTTACAGTTTACTCCCGacaataattatttattgtctGGTGGTATGGAGAAGGTGTTAGTTTTCTGGCAATTAGAAACAGGTAAAACTCAATTTTTACCTAGATTAAATGGCAGTATAGAAAGAATTTCccttgataataataaaaatgattattattCCTTGATGTTAAAGGTTTCATCTAGTGGATCCGATGTGGCTAATGACGAAGATACATAtgaaattttggttttaTCGGCGGTGGATTTGGTATCTAGATTATCGATTAACAGTATCAGGCCTAAATTAGCCAATAATATCAAACaaacattattgaaaacaaagaagaaatttgCTAAGTCTGAAACTACATTTGACAAATCAAAGCTTAAGCACGACTATACAtctatttttgaaattcatccaaaaacaaagaatttgTATTTCCCTAATGAAGCTGTCATCCAAGCTtatgatttgattaaaaatgaacaaAGTTTTGTTCAGACTGCTGCTCCATTATTGTCAACAGGTAAAGTTAGATCTGAGAATAAGTTATTAGATCCAACTAtctcattattatcattcaCCCAAGATGGTCAATGGATGTGCACCTTTGACAGTATTTCTACATCAGAAGTTGACAACTTATTGTCTAAAAACGATAAACAATATGCTTTAAAGTTCTGGAAGTTTATTGAGTCATCCCCATCTAAAAATGATACAAACTCAACGAATAGtgtaaataataaacaagGTTATTGGGAATTATCGACAAAGATTATTGATCCTCATGGCAACTCTAAtccaatattatcattaactCCAGCTCCATTATCATACCATCATGGTTTGGCATTTTTAACTGCTGATAACAAAGGTGGTTTAAGAATATGGAGACCTCGTATTCCAAAAGAGATTTATCAAACTGTTAAGCAGggaaataataaattacaaCAGACTGCTTGGACTTTGAGGAAATCCAAACCATGTGGTGCTTTAGTATCTGATGCTATTGATACATGTTGGTCAGATGATGGATCGGTTATTATATTAGGACATGAATGTTCAATAACTACTTTTAACACGCAGacatttgaagaaattccTAATGATTCCTTCAGAGTACCGGCTCTTTCGGGCTCTAGAATCAGATCATTATCGATTTTagatgattatttgattgttttGTCAAAGACCAGAATTACATCGTTCAACTTATTGTCAGGCGAATCGACAGACTTAGTTGCAAATGTCAATACTACAATTGGCGGGAAGAATTTAATTGCAATTGACCCAGTCAAGAAGTTAATTTGCTTGGGAGTTAATTACTATAGTAATAATGCGGATAACTTTGgaattaaatcaaaaattttagtTTTCAAACCGGATGAGTTGACACCAGTACACGTTAGTCACCATAATCAAGGTATTTCATCTATTCGTCAATTTCACTCATCATtcatttttgttgatttagattcaagaattggaaTAATCTCGTCCACTAACGACACTTTTGAATCATCTACTGAGTCGGTTCCAGAATCTGATTTAGCTAACGATATGAACAACATGTTGCTCAATGCTCAAGCAGCAGCAGATGTTATGACTAATCGTAATGTTTCTTTCGGCAAGGCAAATGGTAAGCAATTATCAGACGATTTGGAGACCGATGACAGTGTGCAGATTAATAGAGTGATAGACGTAAACACGTTCCAGCCAATGTTTGAGAACTTAGAAGGTGCTCAAATTGACACATTGTTTGAACGTATTATGAAGATTATTAAGTAA